The sequence TCTTCTCGAGTCTGAGCATATTTCGCAAGGGTCCTGAGAAGACATATTAAAACAGGTTCTGCAATACTTAATTTTTTCTTTTGCTTCAATTAAAGCATTGCTGAATTGTCTCACCTCATCAAGAGGCATTTTTAAAAGGTAAAAAGCCATTCTTTGAGCTGATTTTGGCCCGATGCCCGGAAGTTTCTGGAATTCTTCAATTAAACGTGCTAAGGGTTTTGTATATTGCATTAGAATAATCCTGGAATGTTCATGTTTAGTCCACCGGTAATAGAAGACATTCTTTCTTGAACCATAGAATTTACTTTGGTATTTGCATCTTTAATTGCGCTTGTAACTAGATCTTCAAGCATTTCAACTGTATCTTCATCAACACTTTCAGGGTTTTCAGGATTAATTGCTTCAGGCTTAATTTTTATAGATTTAAGTTCATTTTTGCCATTAAATACAACAGTAATTACTCCACCACCTGCAACACCTGTTACTTCTGTATCTTCAAGCTCAGATTGTGTACTTTCCATTTGCTTCTGCATTTGCTGAGCTTGTTTTAGCATCTTTTGAAAATTATAACCTTTCATTCTGAATCATCCTCCAAAAA is a genomic window of Candidatus Melainabacteria bacterium RIFOXYA2_FULL_32_9 containing:
- a CDS encoding nucleoid-associated protein, YbaB/EbfC family — protein: MKGYNFQKMLKQAQQMQKQMESTQSELEDTEVTGVAGGGVITVVFNGKNELKSIKIKPEAINPENPESVDEDTVEMLEDLVTSAIKDANTKVNSMVQERMSSITGGLNMNIPGLF